The Methanocella arvoryzae MRE50 DNA window GAGTTCTGGTAGTCGATCTGTGCGTAGGGCGCCATCATCGAGTTCTGGCCGGCGCCGGCGCTGGCGATCTTATTGCCATCGTCGTCGTAAAGGGCCAGCGTCAGCTTGTTGAAGCCCCAGTTCCACGCGAGCCGGGCGTTGATGTCCTGGCTGCCTGCGGTGAAGCTGTAGGATGCAGCCTGCCCGTTCGAGATCGTACCTGTCTTCTTATACGCCGGTGCGACTGCAGGCGTTGCCTCGCCCGTGATCGTAACCGGCTTGAAAGCCTGCCTGGCATATACTCTGAGCAGGTAGTAGCCGTCCTGCGGAGCGTTGTACTTGATAGTCTCCGAGGTGGTGTACCGCTGCTGTGACTGCGCCACTAGCTTGCCGGCCGGATCGTATAGGTACAGGTCCAGGTCGCTGGAGGTGCCCTGCCACGATACCTTTGCGGTGATCTGGCCCGCCTGAGTCGGCGTTATATAGGTGTAGTAGTCGCCGCCGTTGCTGACTGTGCCCGTGAATGCGGTGCCGGGCTCAGGCACCGGAGTTGGCACAGGGGTGGAGGTAGGTTTCGGGGTCGGCACCGTCGTCGGCGTCGGGGTTGTCCTGCCTCCGGCCACGTTAAGTGTATACGACTTGGAACTGCTGACCGTGCTGTCAGAGCCGGACCTTACTGTCACGGTAAACTGGTGACTGCCAGCCGTCGCGTCTGTGCCCGGTGTCAACTGTACCTGCATAGAGCCTGCTGCACCCGGGCTGATCACGCCGCCCGAATATCCCGATACCTGGACCCATTCTCTGGGAATGCCGTTGACCGTCACGCTGTACGCGTCACTGGCGCTTCCTGTGTTCACGATCATCATGGTCTGGCTCACTGTGGTGCCGGGCGCTACCTGGAATCTCTCAATGCTGCCCATCTGGCCTTTGTAATGGGCGAACATCGATATCAGCCCGACTGCGTAGCTGCCCGGTTCGGGCGACGGAGTCGGCGTGGGCGTCGGGTTCGGCCCGGGTGTCGGGGTGGGTGTCGGGGTCGGGTTCGGTCCCGGTGTCGGCGTCGGGGTGGGGCTGGGGGTCGGCAGCTGGCCGCTGAGGACGTATTCCAGCGCTGCTTTCGCATCAACCCGGCCGTAGCCGTAGTTATTGTTAGGTACGCCGCTGCCCAGGGGCTTTGCGGTCCTAGTCAGCGCTTCTTTC harbors:
- a CDS encoding S8 family serine peptidase; the protein is MLLSLTAVAIAAVPPLKNSQPAGSEEPAGYSTYIVAFEDKPGTASIAAEDQVTSLVNSFNGRIIHKYSIINGMAVTIPDSKVDQLRAMDNVKYVEKDQQVHVLLDKAVPQIGADQAWNSGYTGKGVTVAIIDTGIDGSHPDLNGNKIVGWVDYTQGKTTPYDDHGHGTHVAGTVAGTGAADNGKYKGVAPEASLIGIKVLGRDGSGSNSNIIKGIDWAVQNKADIISMSLGSSSHSKASDDAIKRAVDAGVTVIVAAGNSGPSGKTVACPGDSPDAITVGATDRNDQIASFSSRGPTYDGRVKPDVTNMGVGLVASKATGVASSKPVGQYYQAMSGTSMATPMTSGVAALLLQAKPDLTPAQVKEALTRTAKPLGSGVPNNNYGYGRVDAKAALEYVLSGQLPTPSPTPTPTPGPNPTPTPTPTPGPNPTPTPTPSPEPGSYAVGLISMFAHYKGQMGSIERFQVAPGTTVSQTMMIVNTGSASDAYSVTVNGIPREWVQVSGYSGGVISPGAAGSMQVQLTPGTDATAGSHQFTVTVRSGSDSTVSSSKSYTLNVAGGRTTPTPTTVPTPKPTSTPVPTPVPEPGTAFTGTVSNGGDYYTYITPTQAGQITAKVSWQGTSSDLDLYLYDPAGKLVAQSQQRYTTSETIKYNAPQDGYYLLRVYARQAFKPVTITGEATPAVAPAYKKTGTISNGQAASYSFTAGSQDINARLAWNWGFNKLTLALYDDDGNKIASAGAGQNSMMAPYAQIDYQNSAPGIYTLKVEGTQVGGKASYVLITPYQL